One Candidatus Cloacimonas sp. DNA window includes the following coding sequences:
- a CDS encoding ribonuclease HII: MTTLYQNDIDFYRENGLFAGIDEAGRGALAGPVVIAAVILNYDIIIDGINDSKLLSPQKRAILFPQIVNSAIDYSIVEISPAYIDEHNIRQATLQGFQKAFFQLNSKPQHCLIDGKDIPGELKSYAQAIIKGDQLYAAIAAASILAKVHRDKLMIAYDEKYPEYGFASHKGYGTAFHSNRIHILGLSPIHRKSFTVPDNWGTGEQ, encoded by the coding sequence TTGACAACTCTCTATCAGAACGATATTGACTTCTATCGGGAAAATGGACTTTTTGCTGGAATCGATGAAGCCGGTAGAGGCGCCTTAGCCGGTCCTGTAGTGATTGCGGCTGTGATCTTAAATTATGATATAATTATCGATGGCATCAACGATTCCAAATTGCTTTCCCCTCAGAAACGTGCCATCCTCTTTCCGCAAATTGTAAATAGCGCCATTGATTATAGCATTGTGGAAATAAGCCCTGCCTATATTGATGAACATAACATTCGGCAGGCAACTTTGCAAGGATTCCAAAAAGCTTTTTTTCAGCTAAACAGCAAACCGCAACATTGCTTAATAGATGGGAAGGATATACCCGGTGAGCTTAAATCCTATGCTCAAGCAATCATTAAAGGCGACCAACTTTATGCTGCCATAGCTGCCGCTTCCATTTTGGCAAAAGTCCATCGAGATAAGCTAATGATTGCTTACGATGAAAAGTATCCAGAATACGGTTTTGCTTCTCATAAGGGCTATGGAACTGCTTTTCATAGCAACAGAATTCATATCCTTGGGCTTTCTCCCATTCACAGAAAGAGTTTTACTGTGCCAGATAACTGGGGAACTGGAGAACAGTAG
- the ligA gene encoding NAD-dependent DNA ligase LigA yields MNNAELKAKIAKLRAEIEHHNQLYYQFAKPEISDYEYDMLVKQLQELEAQNAGTSMEESPIQKVGSDLTPGAKTIPHKVRMASLENAYSLEEVLAFMNRTNNELNYNSEYCAELKIDGFSINLYYENGSLIYATTRGNGLEGEDVTENFRLLPDVPFSIDYKEPIEIRGEIYMPVQDFLALNEIRRENEQKTFANPRNAAAGSIKLKNAQEVKSRHLKALFYALGYYKIPLQYKNTIIETQYQLLDFLASIGFPTGKRLLCKNYQEVEKFCLQTEQERYTLPYDIDGIVIKVNNLEDQKRLGWTAKSPKWAVAYKFKPEEKETILESVSFQVGRTGAVTPVANLKPVYISGSTVSHSTLHNADEIKRLNLHYGDTVLVVKSGEIIPKILSVNLSKRPIDAKPVEFPVNCPVCNTPLERDEEGSINYCPNANCSAQIQRKLEHFVSREAMDIYGLGSSLIARLIETDQIKSIPDIYHLDYAKIADMDRMGKKSADNLQKAIEASKNKNFDRVLFALGIRHIGSITARTIAQHFNNIDALIKATEEDLLTVPDIGSIIAQSIISFFAQPKNLEMIDALKEVGLQFSYKSEQSSDILANKTFLITGTLPSYGRKEMETIIMEHGGKILSGVSKQLNYLVVGENPGSKLDKARQMGTVQIISEAELMDMLK; encoded by the coding sequence ATGAATAATGCGGAATTAAAAGCGAAAATTGCTAAGCTTAGAGCTGAAATAGAACATCATAATCAGCTTTATTATCAATTTGCCAAACCGGAAATCAGCGATTATGAATATGATATGCTGGTTAAACAGCTGCAGGAATTGGAAGCACAAAATGCGGGAACTTCGATGGAAGAATCTCCCATTCAAAAAGTTGGTAGTGATTTAACGCCCGGAGCTAAAACCATACCTCATAAAGTTCGGATGGCAAGTTTGGAAAATGCCTATTCTCTGGAAGAGGTATTGGCTTTTATGAATAGGACAAATAATGAGCTGAACTATAATAGCGAATATTGTGCTGAATTGAAGATAGACGGATTTAGCATCAATCTTTATTATGAAAACGGCAGCTTGATTTATGCCACTACCCGAGGAAATGGTTTGGAAGGTGAAGATGTTACGGAAAATTTTCGCTTGCTACCTGATGTTCCTTTTAGCATTGATTATAAAGAGCCCATCGAAATCAGGGGAGAAATATATATGCCGGTGCAAGATTTTCTGGCTCTGAATGAAATCCGGAGAGAAAATGAACAAAAAACCTTTGCTAATCCTCGTAACGCTGCCGCCGGCTCCATAAAGTTAAAAAATGCACAAGAAGTGAAATCCAGACATCTAAAAGCATTATTTTATGCTTTGGGCTATTACAAAATACCTTTACAATATAAAAACACCATAATTGAAACTCAGTATCAGCTGTTAGATTTTTTAGCGAGTATAGGGTTTCCTACTGGAAAAAGATTACTCTGCAAAAATTATCAAGAAGTGGAAAAGTTCTGTCTGCAAACGGAACAAGAACGCTATACCCTGCCTTATGATATAGATGGCATTGTAATTAAAGTAAATAATCTGGAAGATCAAAAACGCTTGGGTTGGACAGCTAAAAGTCCTAAATGGGCTGTTGCCTATAAATTTAAACCCGAAGAAAAAGAGACCATCTTGGAATCGGTTAGTTTTCAGGTTGGTAGAACCGGTGCAGTAACTCCTGTGGCAAATTTAAAACCAGTTTATATTTCTGGTAGCACTGTTTCGCATTCTACTTTGCATAATGCAGATGAAATCAAACGGCTAAATTTGCATTATGGAGATACTGTTCTGGTAGTTAAAAGCGGAGAAATAATCCCTAAAATTCTGTCCGTAAACTTAAGTAAACGCCCTATTGATGCTAAACCAGTTGAATTTCCAGTTAACTGTCCAGTTTGTAATACTCCTCTTGAACGCGATGAAGAAGGCAGTATAAATTATTGTCCCAATGCTAATTGCTCGGCTCAAATTCAGCGTAAACTGGAACATTTTGTTTCTCGCGAAGCAATGGATATTTATGGTTTAGGCAGTTCTTTAATTGCTCGTTTGATCGAAACGGATCAAATAAAAAGCATTCCCGATATCTATCATCTTGATTATGCTAAAATTGCAGATATGGATAGAATGGGCAAAAAGTCCGCTGACAACTTACAGAAAGCCATTGAAGCATCCAAAAACAAGAATTTTGATAGAGTGCTTTTCGCATTGGGAATACGACATATTGGCTCAATTACAGCCAGAACAATAGCTCAACATTTTAACAACATTGATGCTTTAATAAAAGCAACGGAAGAAGACCTGTTAACTGTCCCCGACATTGGTTCTATCATAGCCCAGTCAATAATTAGTTTCTTCGCTCAACCCAAAAACCTGGAAATGATAGATGCCTTGAAAGAAGTTGGCTTGCAATTTTCATATAAAAGTGAGCAAAGCTCGGATATCTTAGCCAACAAGACCTTTTTAATAACTGGAACTCTGCCTTCCTATGGACGAAAAGAAATGGAAACTATCATAATGGAACACGGAGGCAAAATCTTAAGCGGAGTAAGTAAACAATTAAATTACCTTGTAGTAGGTGAAAATCCCGGTTCCAAACTGGACAAAGCGCGCCAAATGGGAACTGTGCAAATTATCAGTGAAGCGGAACTAATGGATATGCTGAAATGA
- a CDS encoding LptF/LptG family permease produces MKILKRYILKEHIAPFLIALMVVTFVLLSDRIIDLLNLIIEKKLPWQTIFELFGLSLPYMLALSIPMAVLVATILAFGRMSVDREITAIKSSGINVYSLIGPLVIVAILLSGLMVYFNHWFLPDTNHKLKNLMLKIAYYKPMTIIKEREFTNFMDYTIYTNEATDSLLTDVLIYDRSKTHYPRTIFAKTGNVIQKDNGNALQIILNNGEMHERNEKETGKYQKTTFTRYVINVRNLGSNVDMFETGYRSDREMTYNQIVAAIAGHKKELKERQQEIETLNQRIELMQKSSPSFNRNMQLRRLQAMQKMAKDRAEELKELISSLQVEYHKKFSLSFAIVIFILIGIPLGLMTRTSGIGMSFSVSSVIFLVYYIALNAGEQLADKGNIPPFISMWLANIVFLLLAILLINGSIKEKRIIDMPTLMWKIKHFRSRKSPVPDEIVH; encoded by the coding sequence ATGAAGATTCTCAAACGATATATCCTGAAAGAGCATATTGCTCCTTTTTTAATCGCTTTGATGGTAGTAACTTTTGTGCTGCTAAGCGATAGGATTATTGATTTATTGAACCTGATCATAGAAAAAAAACTCCCTTGGCAAACGATCTTTGAGCTTTTTGGTTTGTCGCTGCCCTATATGCTTGCCCTATCTATACCCATGGCAGTTTTAGTTGCTACAATTCTTGCTTTTGGAAGAATGAGCGTTGATAGGGAAATTACAGCCATAAAATCAAGCGGAATTAATGTCTATTCACTTATTGGGCCTCTTGTAATAGTTGCCATATTGCTATCTGGACTAATGGTTTATTTCAATCACTGGTTTTTGCCCGATACTAATCATAAATTAAAGAACCTAATGCTGAAAATTGCTTACTATAAACCAATGACCATTATCAAAGAAAGAGAATTTACCAACTTTATGGATTATACTATCTATACGAATGAGGCAACTGATTCTTTACTAACGGATGTATTAATCTATGATAGAAGTAAAACACATTATCCTCGAACTATTTTTGCCAAAACCGGAAATGTCATTCAAAAAGACAATGGAAATGCTTTGCAAATCATATTAAATAACGGTGAAATGCATGAACGCAATGAAAAAGAAACCGGAAAATATCAAAAAACGACCTTCACTCGCTATGTAATAAATGTCCGCAACTTAGGCAGTAATGTTGATATGTTTGAGACGGGCTATAGAAGCGATAGAGAAATGACCTACAATCAAATAGTAGCCGCTATTGCCGGGCACAAAAAAGAACTGAAGGAAAGACAACAGGAAATAGAAACCTTGAATCAGCGCATCGAACTAATGCAAAAAAGCTCTCCCAGTTTTAATCGCAATATGCAATTGCGACGCTTGCAAGCAATGCAAAAAATGGCTAAGGATCGAGCTGAAGAATTAAAAGAATTGATCAGCTCTTTACAGGTGGAATATCATAAAAAGTTCTCTCTTTCTTTTGCTATCGTAATCTTTATTTTAATTGGCATTCCACTTGGGCTAATGACACGCACCAGTGGGATAGGTATGTCTTTTTCGGTTTCTTCCGTAATTTTTCTGGTCTATTATATCGCTCTAAATGCAGGTGAACAACTTGCCGATAAAGGAAATATTCCTCCTTTCATTTCTATGTGGTTAGCCAATATAGTATTTTTACTTTTGGCAATTCTGTTAATTAACGGCTCCATCAAAGAGAAAAGAATTATTGATATGCCAACTTTAATGTGGAAAATTAAACACTTTCGCAGTAGAAAATCTCCCGTCCCAGATGAGATAGTGCATTAA
- a CDS encoding nitrilase-related carbon-nitrogen hydrolase, producing MKVSALQFAPRLLNKEYNLKRISELLIKLKTDLIVLPELCLSGYVFASKSEVLSVAEEAGKGEAFDLLTNIAVTNNCDIVYGYPEVCGDKLFNSCMLIMPDGRYYNYRKTHLFNREKLFFSPGDTGFQVFTNTNGIKIGMMICFDWQFPEAARTLALSGAQIICHPANLVLPWCQEAMKIRCLENRVFAITANRIGTESNAGVTVSFTGRSQILNTKGEVLSALSVNEENISTAEIKPDEANDKTITELNDAFEDRRPEFYRL from the coding sequence ATGAAGGTCTCGGCTTTACAATTTGCTCCCCGCTTGCTAAATAAGGAATATAATCTTAAACGCATATCTGAATTACTTATAAAGCTAAAAACTGATTTAATAGTTCTGCCGGAACTATGCTTAAGCGGTTATGTTTTTGCCTCTAAATCCGAGGTTTTATCTGTTGCTGAAGAAGCAGGTAAAGGAGAAGCATTTGATTTGCTAACTAACATTGCAGTAACAAATAACTGTGATATAGTTTATGGATATCCTGAAGTTTGTGGTGATAAACTCTTTAATTCCTGTATGTTAATTATGCCTGATGGTAGATATTATAATTATCGTAAGACGCATCTATTCAACCGCGAAAAATTATTTTTTAGTCCTGGCGATACAGGTTTTCAAGTGTTTACGAACACAAATGGGATAAAAATAGGGATGATGATTTGTTTTGACTGGCAGTTTCCTGAAGCGGCAAGGACTCTTGCTCTCTCTGGAGCACAAATTATTTGCCATCCTGCCAATTTAGTTTTGCCCTGGTGTCAGGAAGCGATGAAAATTCGCTGTCTGGAAAATCGTGTATTTGCCATAACGGCTAATAGAATTGGGACAGAATCTAATGCAGGAGTTACAGTTAGCTTTACAGGTAGAAGCCAAATTCTCAATACCAAAGGTGAAGTTCTTTCTGCACTGTCAGTTAACGAAGAAAATATATCAACGGCAGAAATAAAACCAGATGAAGCAAACGACAAAACCATAACTGAACTCAATGATGCCTTTGAAGATAGACGACCGGAGTTTTATCGCTTATGA
- the hydF gene encoding [FeFe] hydrogenase H-cluster maturation GTPase HydF: MSSAPRGERLIIAIIGKRNAGKSSLINAIVGQEIAIVSDIAGTTTDPVDKHYELLPLGPVTFYDTAGVDDSGELGLKRVQATQKILYRADIAIFVSDGKPFTKAELDIIAKIMRMELPILVVFNKSDQNPASPENIAFCKQNALPYLSVSSVTKEGINECKDKIIQLAPEILKVNRIIAGDLVKPGENVILVTPIDSSAPKGRLILPQVETLRDLLDRNCSVTVLQPSELKSALDNGNEPPALVITDSQAIEFVAKTVPKEIPLTTFSILFARYKGELDILWEGVNRLKTLKDGDKILIAEACSHHIQKDDIGRVKIPYWMKNFSHKDLIFEVYAGHDFPENLEEYAVCVHCGGCMITSMEMNRRIMECHRRGVPITNYGMTISLLQGVLERTMQPLLKDKNDKYQNPDWANSGSGVTNENVSEAACKSEINNSLSSSPIKDNKE, translated from the coding sequence ATGAGCTCTGCACCCCGAGGTGAACGCTTAATTATAGCCATAATCGGAAAACGCAATGCCGGCAAAAGCAGTTTGATAAACGCCATAGTCGGTCAGGAAATAGCTATTGTTTCCGATATTGCCGGCACAACTACAGACCCAGTTGATAAACATTATGAACTTCTGCCTTTGGGTCCCGTAACTTTTTATGATACTGCCGGAGTTGATGATAGCGGTGAATTGGGCTTAAAAAGAGTGCAGGCGACTCAAAAAATACTCTACCGTGCCGACATAGCAATTTTCGTTTCCGACGGGAAACCCTTTACTAAAGCCGAATTGGATATAATAGCTAAAATTATGCGAATGGAATTGCCTATTCTGGTTGTATTTAATAAAAGTGACCAAAACCCAGCCAGCCCGGAAAACATTGCCTTCTGCAAACAAAATGCTTTGCCTTATTTAAGCGTTTCTTCCGTTACTAAAGAGGGCATAAACGAATGCAAAGACAAAATTATCCAACTGGCACCCGAAATTTTAAAAGTGAATAGAATTATTGCTGGCGACCTGGTAAAACCGGGTGAAAATGTTATCTTAGTTACTCCTATTGATTCTTCCGCTCCCAAAGGTAGGTTAATTTTACCTCAGGTTGAGACCTTGCGCGATTTGCTGGACCGAAATTGTAGCGTGACTGTTTTACAGCCATCCGAATTAAAATCTGCTTTAGATAATGGAAATGAACCACCGGCATTGGTAATAACCGATTCTCAGGCAATTGAATTTGTGGCAAAAACAGTGCCTAAGGAAATTCCTTTAACCACTTTCTCCATTCTTTTTGCACGCTACAAAGGTGAACTGGATATCCTTTGGGAAGGCGTTAACCGCCTGAAAACCTTAAAAGATGGCGATAAAATTTTGATTGCTGAGGCCTGCTCTCATCACATTCAAAAAGATGATATAGGTAGAGTTAAAATCCCTTACTGGATGAAGAATTTCAGCCATAAGGATCTGATTTTTGAGGTCTATGCGGGACACGATTTTCCAGAAAATCTGGAAGAGTATGCGGTTTGCGTCCATTGTGGTGGATGTATGATTACTTCTATGGAAATGAACAGACGCATTATGGAATGTCATAGACGCGGAGTTCCCATCACCAATTACGGAATGACCATTTCTTTATTGCAAGGTGTTTTGGAGAGAACAATGCAGCCCTTGCTGAAGGATAAAAATGATAAGTACCAAAATCCCGATTGGGCAAATTCTGGAAGCGGAGTTACAAATGAAAATGTCTCCGAGGCAGCGTGCAAATCAGAAATTAATAATTCCTTATCTTCCTCTCCCATAAAGGATAATAAAGAATAA
- the lptG gene encoding LPS export ABC transporter permease LptG yields MKIIDKYITREFLRTYLIIFLSFVAIFIVIDVIDNLPRLIRNGANVQQATIYYLMRLPYLLVLTSPVTVLLAGLFMMSALSKHNESIAIRAAGISIKRAMLPLFGIGLIISVIVALFGEYVVPWAETTKNYVYNVQIKGQQPDDQMLKARIHYKGKANDFYYFGFFDGYKNNLKIIDLTRIDFKTHQISEHITAASADWNGNRWMLKDCDIRRFANGRQVFMAHYPETDLVVLDVQPQDFVRITQKTLSLNFWQLKEYINRMKKLGDNPAREIVDLYMKISFPLTNLIVIFFFIPIATSNIRSKGRGLIIMLGLVVCFTYLIVVRICQSLGYNSVISPIWAAWFPNLFFSLIGLGFLYKAEI; encoded by the coding sequence ATGAAAATCATAGATAAATATATAACCCGTGAGTTTCTGCGTACCTATTTAATAATCTTCTTATCTTTCGTAGCCATATTTATTGTAATAGATGTGATAGATAATCTACCTCGTTTAATTCGTAACGGTGCAAATGTCCAACAGGCAACTATATACTATTTAATGCGGTTACCTTATTTGCTTGTCTTAACATCTCCCGTCACAGTTCTTTTGGCTGGTCTGTTTATGATGAGTGCACTCTCCAAACATAATGAAAGTATAGCTATTCGAGCTGCTGGAATTAGCATTAAAAGAGCTATGCTGCCTCTCTTCGGTATCGGACTGATAATCAGTGTAATCGTGGCTTTATTTGGAGAATATGTAGTCCCTTGGGCAGAAACCACCAAAAATTATGTTTATAATGTGCAAATCAAGGGCCAGCAACCTGATGATCAAATGTTGAAAGCCAGAATTCATTATAAAGGAAAAGCCAACGATTTTTACTACTTCGGTTTTTTTGATGGCTATAAGAATAACCTGAAAATTATAGACCTCACCCGCATTGATTTTAAGACCCATCAAATAAGTGAACACATAACAGCCGCTTCTGCTGATTGGAATGGCAATAGATGGATGTTAAAGGACTGTGATATAAGACGCTTTGCGAATGGACGGCAGGTCTTTATGGCTCACTATCCAGAAACCGATTTGGTAGTTTTGGATGTTCAACCGCAGGATTTTGTGCGAATTACTCAAAAGACGCTATCTCTTAATTTTTGGCAGCTCAAAGAATACATAAATAGAATGAAAAAGCTGGGTGATAATCCAGCTCGCGAGATCGTAGATTTATATATGAAAATTTCCTTCCCCCTCACTAATCTGATCGTGATCTTTTTTTTCATCCCAATTGCCACTTCCAATATACGTTCTAAAGGCAGAGGACTGATCATAATGCTTGGTTTGGTGGTCTGTTTTACTTATTTAATTGTAGTGAGAATCTGCCAAAGTTTGGGCTACAACAGTGTAATAAGCCCTATTTGGGCTGCCTGGTTTCCTAACCTTTTCTTTTCCCTGATAGGATTGGGTTTCTTATATAAAGCAGAAATTTAA
- a CDS encoding FAD-binding oxidoreductase has protein sequence MNKIYDVIVIGAGSTGLPTAYNLAKAGMKVLVIEAEHCPGQGNNKKAIGGVRATHSDFGKISVCLRSIDILKNWQNEMGEDIGWLSNGYSYPAYNERDAKALKDLMQIQLSFGLNIKWLNADEYSDIVPGIWKDDLQGSTYSPEDGSCSPLLVSAAYFEHCKNEGVEFHFQEKVTEFNIENGKINRVITNKGIYSSAKVVNAAGSNAREIGSLANLDLPVFPENHEAGITEPVERFFGPMVIDMRLDPGSSNFYFYQNSEGQVVFCITPEPPIAGIDIRSTSVFLPMCSKRMLTIYPRLRNLKVRRTWRGQYPMTPDGFPIVGIMEETENLINAVGMCGQGFMLGPGMGELVTRICLENTTDKDREILKSFDPYRQFTGQEAFK, from the coding sequence ATGAATAAAATATATGATGTAATCGTAATTGGCGCTGGCTCAACAGGACTTCCAACCGCTTATAATTTAGCAAAAGCAGGAATGAAGGTATTAGTTATTGAAGCAGAACACTGTCCCGGACAGGGAAATAACAAAAAAGCCATCGGAGGAGTTCGAGCTACCCATTCCGATTTTGGCAAGATAAGTGTATGCCTGCGTTCAATAGATATTCTAAAGAATTGGCAAAACGAAATGGGCGAGGATATTGGTTGGCTTTCCAATGGCTATAGCTATCCCGCTTATAATGAAAGAGATGCCAAAGCGCTAAAAGACCTGATGCAAATTCAGCTTAGTTTTGGACTAAATATAAAATGGCTTAACGCAGATGAGTATAGTGATATAGTTCCCGGTATTTGGAAAGATGACTTACAAGGTTCCACCTATTCTCCGGAAGATGGTTCTTGCTCTCCCTTACTGGTTTCTGCCGCTTATTTTGAACACTGTAAAAATGAGGGTGTGGAGTTTCATTTTCAGGAAAAAGTTACCGAATTCAATATAGAAAACGGTAAAATAAATAGGGTCATCACCAATAAAGGCATATATTCTTCAGCCAAAGTAGTGAATGCGGCAGGAAGCAATGCTCGTGAAATTGGTTCATTGGCTAATTTGGATTTACCCGTTTTCCCGGAAAATCACGAAGCAGGCATAACTGAACCGGTAGAAAGATTTTTTGGACCTATGGTTATTGATATGCGGTTAGATCCTGGCAGTTCCAATTTCTATTTCTATCAAAATAGTGAAGGACAGGTTGTTTTTTGTATTACTCCCGAACCACCTATAGCAGGAATAGATATCCGTTCCACTTCTGTCTTTTTGCCAATGTGCAGTAAAAGAATGTTGACCATCTATCCCCGTTTGCGCAATTTGAAAGTGCGCAGAACTTGGAGAGGACAGTATCCTATGACTCCGGATGGATTTCCTATTGTGGGAATTATGGAAGAAACAGAAAATTTGATTAATGCAGTGGGAATGTGCGGTCAGGGCTTTATGCTCGGTCCCGGAATGGGTGAATTGGTTACTCGGATCTGTTTGGAAAACACTACTGATAAGGACAGAGAAATACTAAAGAGTTTTGATCCCTACCGTCAATTCACTGGTCAGGAAGCTTTTAAATAG
- a CDS encoding FAD-dependent oxidoreductase, translating into MADNNRIAIHPILPVPEREEVCFYWNQQKMKAKKGEMIASALIANGVSVFGHHHKDGSAQGIFCANGQCAQCSVIANGLAVKSCMTAVSENMIVQSLEGLPVLPAADNPVSFEPLEQMETDVLIIGGGPAGLSAAIELGKQNIKTLLIDDKNALGGKLVLQTHKFFGSQADSSAGTRGIEIGRNLSTELANYASVDIWLNSTVVYIFSDKKVGILKDGVYKIIQPKRILNAAGAREKFLRFPGNNLAGIYGAGAFQTLVNRDLVRPTKRLFIIGGGNVGLIAGYHSLQAGIDVVGLAEALPACGGYKVHADKLKRFGVPIYTSHSILCANGNESVESITIAEIDKKFQPIAGTEKTFTCDTILIAVGLNPLSEFTLEAEAAGIPIDAAGDALEIAEASSAMFNGKIAGKKIASILMGEKQNPIPDEWFRKAEELKSAPGKIKNYNTPEKEEGVFPILHCLQEIPCNPCTTVCPTNSIQTEDGSLTAVPVYTGSCIGCGKCLLICPGLAITLVDYRKDKENPTLSIVYEVSNYPVKVGDKKILSDINSKELGEFVVSAVQDFPKQHTQIVKFKVPKAIAKKVAGFRIQDANVSAPLAKPVLLDKTPDEAMVCLCERVSVGEVRSLIRKGITDLNLIKAITRAGMGPCGSKTCEVLIKGLLREEGISDNDIVTNTKRPLFIEIPLEKFPDGSKK; encoded by the coding sequence ATGGCAGATAACAATCGTATTGCCATACATCCCATTTTACCAGTGCCCGAAAGGGAGGAAGTATGTTTTTATTGGAATCAGCAAAAAATGAAGGCAAAAAAGGGAGAAATGATTGCTTCCGCTCTTATAGCCAATGGAGTTTCCGTTTTTGGCCATCACCATAAAGATGGCAGCGCTCAAGGCATTTTTTGCGCTAATGGTCAATGTGCTCAATGCAGTGTGATCGCAAATGGTTTAGCCGTTAAATCTTGTATGACCGCTGTTAGTGAAAATATGATAGTGCAATCGCTGGAAGGACTTCCAGTTTTACCTGCGGCTGATAATCCTGTCTCTTTTGAACCTTTGGAACAGATGGAAACCGATGTTCTTATTATTGGAGGAGGCCCTGCGGGACTTTCTGCAGCCATTGAACTTGGTAAACAGAATATCAAAACCCTGCTGATAGACGATAAAAACGCATTGGGCGGAAAGCTGGTTTTGCAAACTCATAAGTTCTTTGGTTCGCAAGCAGATAGCAGTGCTGGAACCAGAGGTATCGAAATTGGCAGAAACCTATCTACAGAACTTGCCAATTATGCAAGTGTGGACATTTGGTTGAATAGCACCGTCGTTTATATTTTCAGCGATAAAAAAGTAGGTATCTTAAAAGATGGTGTGTATAAAATTATTCAACCCAAGCGTATTCTAAATGCTGCCGGCGCCAGAGAAAAATTCTTAAGATTCCCTGGTAATAATTTAGCCGGAATTTATGGTGCAGGTGCTTTTCAAACTCTTGTAAATCGTGATCTTGTGCGCCCTACTAAACGACTTTTTATCATCGGAGGCGGTAATGTAGGTTTAATAGCCGGATATCATTCTTTGCAAGCAGGAATTGATGTTGTTGGCTTAGCGGAAGCATTGCCTGCTTGTGGTGGATATAAAGTTCACGCTGATAAGTTAAAAAGATTTGGAGTTCCGATTTATACTTCTCATTCCATTCTTTGCGCCAATGGAAATGAATCAGTGGAAAGTATAACCATAGCGGAAATTGATAAAAAATTCCAACCCATAGCTGGAACGGAAAAGACCTTTACCTGTGATACAATTTTAATAGCGGTAGGTCTTAATCCTTTAAGTGAATTCACTTTAGAGGCAGAAGCTGCAGGCATACCAATTGACGCAGCCGGTGATGCATTAGAAATTGCAGAAGCAAGTTCGGCAATGTTCAATGGAAAAATAGCCGGCAAAAAAATAGCTTCCATTCTTATGGGAGAAAAACAGAATCCCATTCCTGACGAGTGGTTTAGAAAAGCAGAAGAGCTTAAATCTGCTCCAGGAAAAATCAAGAACTATAATACACCAGAAAAAGAAGAAGGGGTCTTCCCTATTCTGCATTGCCTACAAGAAATACCCTGTAATCCTTGCACAACTGTTTGCCCTACAAATAGTATTCAAACGGAAGATGGCTCTTTAACAGCCGTTCCTGTATATACGGGTTCTTGCATTGGCTGTGGAAAGTGCTTATTAATATGTCCCGGTTTAGCGATCACTTTAGTGGACTATAGAAAAGATAAAGAAAATCCCACTCTCAGCATTGTTTACGAAGTAAGTAACTATCCTGTGAAAGTAGGAGATAAGAAAATACTAAGCGATATAAATTCCAAAGAATTAGGTGAATTTGTCGTTTCCGCAGTCCAGGATTTTCCCAAGCAGCATACTCAAATAGTAAAATTTAAAGTCCCTAAAGCAATTGCTAAAAAAGTAGCTGGGTTCAGAATTCAGGATGCAAATGTTTCTGCACCCTTAGCAAAACCAGTTCTTTTAGATAAAACACCCGATGAAGCAATGGTTTGTTTGTGTGAAAGGGTTAGTGTGGGAGAAGTGCGTAGCTTAATAAGAAAAGGAATTACAGACCTGAATCTGATAAAGGCAATTACCAGAGCAGGAATGGGGCCTTGTGGCTCGAAGACCTGTGAAGTGTTGATAAAGGGTTTGCTTCGAGAAGAAGGCATTTCAGATAACGACATTGTTACTAATACAAAAAGGCCTCTATTTATAGAAATTCCACTGGAGAAATTTCCCGACGGGAGTAAAAAATGA